The genomic region GGCTACATGGAATCGCCCGTTTACGGCGAATCCGACATCGAAGCGGCAACCCACACCGTAACCGCCGGCACCCAATTTACCTTCGGCGAAGGGTTAATCACCGTTTGGGCAACACCCGGCCACACAGACCGCCACACCAGCTACCTTCTCGAAACTTCAGACGGCATACACGTCTTTTGCGGCGACACCCTGTTTTCCGCCGGCTGCGGACGCGTGTTTACCGGCACAATCGAACAGCTTTACGACAGCTTCCAACGCTTCAACCGCCTGCCTGAAAACACCCTGTTCTACCCGGCACACGAATACACCGCCGCCAACCTGCGTTTCGCCGCCCATATCGAGCCGGACAACGCCGACATTCAGACGGCATTGAAAGCGGCAGAACGCACGCCCACCCTGCCCGTTACCCTCGCCCACGAACGCCGCGTCAACCCGTTCTTACGGACAGAAATCCCCGCCGTCCGCCAACGTGCCGAAGCCCTGGTCGGCAAAACGCTGAACAGCGGTTTGGAAGTATTCGCCGCCCTGCGCGAACTGAAAAACGCCTACTGCTGACCTGCCCTCCGAAAAATGCCGTCTGAAACCCGCGTTTCAGACGGCATTTGCGTTAAAAATAGTAAACCGTTTCAAAAGGGAGTAGAATAGTGCCGTTTCCAACCCTGCGCCTGTACCGTCAGGCTTTTATTATGGACCTTCCCAGTTCGTTTTTACTGAACACCCCTTCCGATTCCAAACGACAATAACCATCCCGCCGGAATGCCTCCCCGCGCACGGCGGGCGGAGCATTTATGAGCATCGAACCAACCCCTCCGAACCTTGAAAACGACGGTATCGAAAACGATGTAGAACGCGTTTCCGCCGATTTCGACCGTGTCCACTCCCTCTGCGAAATCCTCGAACCTGCTTTTGAACAAATCGAAAACGGTACACCGCTCGAAGACGCGCCGCTGCGCGACAAGCTGACCGAGCTGACCGTCCTCTTGAGCGAGCTGCACCCTGCCGACGTGGCGGCGGTGTTGGAATCGCTGCCGCCGCGCGAACGCAATATCATCTGGATTTTAGTGAAACCCGAAGACGACGGCGAAGTATTGCTGGAAGTATCCGACGCGGTGCGCGAAACGCTGATCGAGTCGATGGACAAAGACGAATTGTTGGCGGCGGTCGATGATTTGGACGCGGACGAATTGGCGGAGCTGGCAGACGATTTGCCGCACCAAGTGGTTTATGAAGCCTTACAGACGCGCGATGAGGAAGAACGCGCCCAAGTCAAGGCGGCAATGTCCTACGAAGACAACCAAGTCGGTGCGATTATGGACTTCGAGTTGGTCAGCATCCGCGCCGATGTCGCCTGCGAAGTGGTGCTGCGTTACCTGCGCCGCTTCGACAGCCTGCCCGACCATACCGACAAGATTTTTGTGGTCGATGAAAACGATGTGTTGCAGGGCGTGCTGCCCATCCGCAAACTTTTGGTCGCCGATCCCGAAGATTTGGTGGAAAACGTGATGGCGAAAGATGTCGTGCGTTTCCGCGCCGAAGACGACGTGGAAGAAACGGCGCAGGCATTCGAACGCTATGACTTGGTTACCGCGCCCGTCGTCGATGAAAACAAAAAGCTCATCGGCAGGGTGACCGTTGACGAAATGGTGGACGTGATCCGCGAAGAATCCGAAGCGGATATGTTGAATATGGCGGGTTTGCAAGAAGAGGAAGACTTATTCGCCCCCGTCTTGGATTCCGTCAAAAACCGCTGGATGTGGCTCGCCGTCAACCTCTGCACCGCCTTCCTCGCCAGCCGTGTTATCGGCGCGTTTGAAGGCAGCATCGAAAAAATCGTCGCACTCGCCGCGCTGATGCCCATCGTCGCCGGCATAGGCGGTAACTCGGGCAACCAGACGATTACCATGATTGTCCGCGCGATGGCGATGGGGCAGCTGACGGATATGCAGGCGGGGCGTTTGCTGAAAAAAGAAGTCGGTGTCGCCTTGGTCAACGGCATCATTTGGGGAACGGTCATGGGCGCAGTATCTTGGCTGCTTTACGGCAGCCTCGGCATCGGGCTGGTTATGATTGCCGCGATGACGCTCAACCTCCTGCTGGCGGCAACCGTCGGCGTATTAATTCCCGTGGTAATGGAAAAGTTCGGACGCGATCCCGCACTGGGCAGCTCGGTGCTGATTACCGCCGTTACCGAC from Neisseria meningitidis harbors:
- the gloB gene encoding hydroxyacylglutathione hydrolase, with translation MKITPVKALTDNYIWMIQEGNHAVCVDPSDPTPVLEFLVRNRLMLAQTWVTHPHPDHEGGAAALWRGYMESPVYGESDIEAATHTVTAGTQFTFGEGLITVWATPGHTDRHTSYLLETSDGIHVFCGDTLFSAGCGRVFTGTIEQLYDSFQRFNRLPENTLFYPAHEYTAANLRFAAHIEPDNADIQTALKAAERTPTLPVTLAHERRVNPFLRTEIPAVRQRAEALVGKTLNSGLEVFAALRELKNAYC
- the mgtE gene encoding magnesium transporter; translation: MSIEPTPPNLENDGIENDVERVSADFDRVHSLCEILEPAFEQIENGTPLEDAPLRDKLTELTVLLSELHPADVAAVLESLPPRERNIIWILVKPEDDGEVLLEVSDAVRETLIESMDKDELLAAVDDLDADELAELADDLPHQVVYEALQTRDEEERAQVKAAMSYEDNQVGAIMDFELVSIRADVACEVVLRYLRRFDSLPDHTDKIFVVDENDVLQGVLPIRKLLVADPEDLVENVMAKDVVRFRAEDDVEETAQAFERYDLVTAPVVDENKKLIGRVTVDEMVDVIREESEADMLNMAGLQEEEDLFAPVLDSVKNRWMWLAVNLCTAFLASRVIGAFEGSIEKIVALAALMPIVAGIGGNSGNQTITMIVRAMAMGQLTDMQAGRLLKKEVGVALVNGIIWGTVMGAVSWLLYGSLGIGLVMIAAMTLNLLLAATVGVLIPVVMEKFGRDPALGSSVLITAVTDSGGFLIFLGLATLFLL